The DNA sequence TATTATTTTACTTAACAACAATCCAATTACCATCTTTTTTAGATCCTATTCTTTCGATTATTTTTTTATTTTCTAAATCTTTTAGTGATCTTTCTATAGTTCTTCTACTAACTCCTATTTTTTTTGAAAGTTCATTAGCAATCATACTTGGATCTATTAATAAATATTTTAGCATTTTTTCTTGTGTTCTAGTTAGTTTTATTTTACTTGAATTTTGTGCAAAAAGTTTATTTTTGATTTCTTTTCGAACTTTTTCATTAAATGGTATGATACAATGTATATAATTATTTGTTATTTTAAATACTGATTTACCATATTTATTTACTATTGTGGGTATACCATGCCCTGTATGCTCTGTAAGTCCCATATTTAAAAATATTCTCATTAATGTTGCATTTCTAGGTTTGCTAATCCCTTCAAAAAAGTCCTTTTCTGACATTCCTTCAGGTATTCCACCATGTGATAGTATTTCTATTCTATTATTAAATATTGAGATTTGTGGTTCAGTAATAGTCCAATCATTATGAACAAATGCATTCAATACTGCTTCATTGACAGAATCAAAATCAAATAAATATTCATCTTTTCTTGGTCTTACTGTTGTATCAGTAAAACATATATTTTCAGCTTCTAATCTATTTTTTATTTTAATATATGTACTTAAAAGGCAACCATAACCATAGTCATTTCTTTCAGATATTGAAGCCTTATTTTCACCTTTAAATTTAACCACAATAAAAGGTATATTGTTTTTATCAGATAATAATTCAGCTAATAAATTGTACTCTCCATCTTCTCTTTTTAAGTTCAAATTAGTCTCAAAAGTTTTTTCATCTAGATGATATCCTTTTTCTATATAATATATTTTTAATTCCCTAAATGTTAAATCTTTCATATTAGATTTCTTTTTAAGCATATATTCATTATTTATAAATTTTTGTTCATATCTTATTTTAATTTGATCAGCGGTCATATTTTTACAAGTAGTCCCAATTCTTATAGAACACCCATTTGGAGAAAAACCATATTTTTTTTGACAATATAAATGCTTTATACCTTTATTTATATTTATAATTATTAATGTTTTATCATTTATAATTTTTACTTCCGTCTTTACTTCTCCTTGAGGATTAGGTTCGATCATATCTGTAATAACATCAGATATCTTTCTTAAAGTTTTATAAACATATGACTTCGCTGTTGTCTTTAATACCAATATATATAGTGCCCCCATTTGAGTTTAAAAATGAAACAATTTCTTTGCATATTGTATCAGAATACTTTTCTTTTAGTTCAACTACTTCAGATTCTATATATTTATCCATTTTAATCACCTCTTTTTTCTTAATCACATATTATCATATTTGCGACATTATATCAATTTATTCCGACATTTATTCCGACATTTATTCCGACATTTATTCCGACATTTATTCCGACATTTATTCCGACATTTATTCCGACATTTATTTCTA is a window from the Oceanivirga salmonicida genome containing:
- a CDS encoding ATP-binding protein, with the translated sequence MVLKTTAKSYVYKTLRKISDVITDMIEPNPQGEVKTEVKIINDKTLIIININKGIKHLYCQKKYGFSPNGCSIRIGTTCKNMTADQIKIRYEQKFINNEYMLKKKSNMKDLTFRELKIYYIEKGYHLDEKTFETNLNLKREDGEYNLLAELLSDKNNIPFIVVKFKGENKASISERNDYGYGCLLSTYIKIKNRLEAENICFTDTTVRPRKDEYLFDFDSVNEAVLNAFVHNDWTITEPQISIFNNRIEILSHGGIPEGMSEKDFFEGISKPRNATLMRIFLNMGLTEHTGHGIPTIVNKYGKSVFKITNNYIHCIIPFNEKVRKEIKNKLFAQNSSKIKLTRTQEKMLKYLLIDPSMIANELSKKIGVSRRTIERSLKDLENKKIIERIGSKKDGNWIVVK
- a CDS encoding AlbA family DNA-binding domain-containing protein, which translates into the protein MDKYIESEVVELKEKYSDTICKEIVSFLNSNGGTIYIGIKDNSEVICL